In a single window of the Drosophila albomicans strain 15112-1751.03 chromosome 3, ASM965048v2, whole genome shotgun sequence genome:
- the LOC117568242 gene encoding ribosome biogenesis protein SLX9 homolog, whose product MAKRNIRAKAKSAIGAVKQKANEAQAKLKKAERQENMLHKTLSPKQTATKKEKSAQKHTKLLKRFVTIKKEVKEENARKNREKAKVVGDLKPLRDALPALGDIYDLVRSSRKPAEDKSALAEPEKLSAKKKIKTKREEYVKKVQSFEKLIKDKNFKKNPREAISNHLRNKYQAMEEDDDE is encoded by the coding sequence ATGGCGAAACGTAATATACGCGCAAAAGCCAAGAGTGCCATCGGTGCCGTGAAGCAGAAAGCGAATGAGGCACAGGCCAAACTAAAGAAAGCGGAGCGCCAAGAGAATATGCTACACAAGACTTTGTCACCCAAGCAGACTGCAACAAAAAAGGAGAAATCCgcacagaaacacacaaaacttttgAAACGTTTTGTGACTATCAAAAAAGAGGTAAAGGAGGAGAACGCACGTAAGAATCGAGAGAAAGCCAAAGTCGTTGGGGATTTAAAGCCACTGCGGGATGCGTTGCCCGCTTTAGGAGATATTTACGATCTGGTGAGGAGCTCTAGGAAACCAGCTGAGGACAAGAGTGCTCTTGCTGAACCAGAGAAGCTCAGTGCcaaaaagaagataaaaacAAAGCGTGAGGAGTATGTGAAGAAGGTACAATCCTTTGAGAAGCTGATCAAGGACAAGAACTTCAAGAAGAATCCCCGAGAAGCCATTTCGAATCATCTGAGGAACAAGTATCAAGCAATGGAGGAAGATGATGACGAGTag
- the LOC117571054 gene encoding cyclin-dependent kinase 8 — MDYDFKMKTQMERTKVEDLFNYEGCKVGRGTYGHVYKAKWKETSDGKEYALKQIDGTGLSMSACREIALLRELKHQNVITLIRVFLSHSDRKVFLLIDYAEHDLWHIIKFHRAAKATKKQVVVPRGMVKSLLYQILDGIHYLHSNWVLHRDLKPANILVMGDGNERGRVKIADMGFARLFNAPLKPLADLDPVVVTFWYRAPELLLGARHYTKAIDIWAIGCIFAELLTSEPIFHCRQEDIKTSNPYHHDQLDRIFNVMGFPQDKDWEDIKKMPEHHTLTKDFKRSTYSACSLAKYMERHKIKPDSKAFHLLQKLLLMDPNKRITSEQAMQDQYFQEEPVPTQDVFAGCPIPYPKREFLTDDDQEDKSDNKRQQQQQQQQQQQQQQQQQQQQQQQQQMNPNEPNAKRVRLSGAGNQQDFHHQQQQQQQQQQQQQQQQQQQQQMMFNQQQSFQQRFN, encoded by the exons ATGGATTacgattttaaaatgaaaacgcaAATGGAGCGCACAAAGGTGGAGGACTTGTTTAACTACGAGGGCTGCAAAGTGGGACGCGGCACTTACGGTCACGTCTACAAGGCCAAGTGGAAGGAAACAAG CGACGGTAAGGAGTACGCACTGAAGCAAATTGATGGTACTGGTCTCTCCATGTCCGCCTGTCGTGAAATCGCCCTGCTACGCGAACTAAAACACCAGAATGTCATCACACTGATTCGTGTGTTTCTCTCGCACAGCGATCGAAAAGTGTTCCTGCTAATCGACTATGCCGAACACGATCTGTGGCACATCATAAAGTTCCATCGAGCAGCCAAGGCCACCAAGAAGCAGGTGGTTGTGCCGCGCGGTATGGTGAAGAGTCTGCTCTATCAGATACTCGATGGCATTCACTATTTGCACAGTAATTGGGTACTGCATCGAGATCTTAAGCCTGCCAACATTCTTGTCATGGGCGATGGCAATGAACGTGGACGTGTCAAGATCGCAGATATGGGATTTGCCCGATTGTTCAATGCTCCACTGAAACCGCTGGCGGATTTGGATCCCGTCGTCGTCACATTTTGGTATCGTGCTCCAGAACTTTTGCTAGGCGCTCGGCATTATACTAAGGCTATTGATATTTGGGCCATTGGTTGCATTTTTGCCGAGCTGCTCACATCGGAGCCCATTTTCCACTGCCGTCAGGAGGACATTAAGACTAGCAATCCCTATCATCACGATCAGCTAGACCGCATCTTCAACGTAATGGGATTTCCACAAGACAAGGACTGGGAGGACATCAAGAAGATGCCCGAACATCATACGCTCACCAAGGACTTTAAACGTTCCACCTACTCCGCCTGCTCGCTGGCCAAGTACATGGAACGTCACAAGATCAAACCCGATAGCAAAGCATTCCATCTGCTgcagaagctgctgctgatggatCCCAACAAACGCATCACCTCCGAGCAGGCGATGCAGGATCAGTATTTCCAAGAGGAGCCGGTGCCGACGCAGGACGTCTTTGCCGGTTGCCCCATTCCGTATCCGAAGCGTGAGTTCCTCACGGACGACGACCAGGAGGACAAGTCGGACAacaagcgacagcagcagcaacaacagcagcagcagcaacaacaacagcagcaacaacaacaacaacagcagcagcaacaacaaatgaatcCCAACGAGCCAAATGCGAAGCGAGTGCGTTTGTCTGGCGCAGGAAATCAACAGGATTtccatcatcagcagcagcaacaacaacagcagcagcagcaacaacaacagcaacagcagcagcaacaacagatgATGTTCAATCAGCAACAAAGTTTCCAGCAACGCTTCAACTGA